One genomic region from Skermania piniformis encodes:
- a CDS encoding ABC transporter permease, translating into MTVTSAVAGTAPLLRASLRHEGTSFAPWVVIPTALSVSSVLVYPWLFPGPQDRQAFAATIGGNPALGLIFGPAYDLSSTDGFTAWRSLALGGFITALAAILIVVKASRGQEDSGQAELLAAGVLGRAARLLTAVGMALIASLATGVTAGVLTGLFGGGWQASLLLGAGFTVTGWMFAAVAAVAAQIGSDARTATSMAVGVLGVLFVLRGFLSSIDAPSWTVWLDPLGWIQQTRPATGDHWWPLLLGIAFAVIVTAVGFALQVSRDFGQGLIAVAPGPDRGKVRGPLTLAVRLNRGSAISWSVAFVGLGAIFGYFTGSVNDLFAANPAMTEILAAGAASSADVVGAFLTTILSMIGIVAAVAGVQTVNRVRAEEIDYRTEPVLATAVTRTRYLAGNVAVAFAETAAFVIVAGIVIGIFASSADIGIGFGDAVLHAIVTIPAVWTVVALAVAVIGARPRVQLVSWLGVLVSFVITLFGPSFKLPDWAMAVSPFDHVPAVGAAAPAWWGLLWISLATAVFLAVGFIGFRRRDIP; encoded by the coding sequence ATGACCGTGACGAGCGCGGTCGCCGGCACGGCACCGCTGCTGCGCGCGTCGTTACGACACGAGGGCACATCGTTTGCACCGTGGGTGGTGATCCCGACCGCGTTGTCGGTGTCGTCGGTGCTCGTCTATCCCTGGCTGTTTCCCGGTCCGCAGGACCGGCAGGCGTTCGCTGCCACCATCGGGGGGAACCCGGCGCTCGGATTGATCTTCGGACCGGCCTACGACCTGTCGAGCACCGACGGGTTCACTGCTTGGCGATCGCTGGCCTTGGGCGGCTTCATCACCGCACTCGCCGCAATCTTGATCGTCGTCAAAGCCAGCCGCGGCCAGGAGGATTCCGGTCAGGCCGAACTGCTGGCCGCGGGTGTCCTCGGCCGCGCGGCACGCCTGCTGACCGCAGTCGGCATGGCGCTGATCGCATCCCTGGCCACGGGTGTCACCGCCGGCGTCCTCACCGGGCTGTTCGGCGGCGGGTGGCAGGCGTCGTTGCTGCTCGGTGCCGGATTCACCGTGACCGGCTGGATGTTCGCTGCGGTGGCCGCCGTAGCCGCCCAGATCGGCTCGGATGCCCGCACTGCCACCTCGATGGCCGTCGGGGTTCTCGGCGTGCTCTTCGTGCTGCGCGGCTTTCTGTCGTCGATCGACGCACCGTCCTGGACCGTCTGGCTCGATCCGCTCGGTTGGATTCAGCAGACGCGGCCGGCTACCGGCGATCATTGGTGGCCGTTGCTGCTGGGCATCGCGTTCGCCGTGATCGTCACCGCCGTCGGCTTCGCGTTGCAGGTGTCGCGTGACTTCGGTCAGGGACTGATCGCGGTGGCACCCGGCCCCGATCGCGGAAAAGTCCGCGGTCCGTTGACATTGGCCGTACGCCTGAACCGGGGATCCGCCATCTCCTGGTCGGTGGCTTTTGTCGGTCTCGGAGCGATCTTCGGCTACTTCACCGGTTCGGTGAACGATCTGTTCGCCGCGAACCCGGCGATGACCGAGATCCTCGCCGCGGGTGCCGCGTCATCGGCCGACGTCGTCGGTGCGTTCCTGACCACGATCCTATCGATGATCGGCATCGTTGCCGCCGTCGCCGGTGTGCAGACCGTCAACCGCGTGCGCGCCGAGGAGATCGATTACCGCACCGAACCGGTGTTGGCCACCGCTGTCACCCGAACCCGCTACCTTGCCGGCAACGTGGCCGTCGCGTTCGCCGAAACCGCCGCGTTCGTCATCGTCGCCGGGATCGTGATCGGAATCTTTGCCTCGTCGGCCGACATCGGCATCGGTTTCGGCGACGCGGTACTCCACGCCATCGTCACGATTCCCGCCGTCTGGACGGTGGTGGCCCTCGCGGTCGCGGTGATCGGCGCTCGGCCCCGAGTGCAGCTTGTCTCGTGGCTCGGCGTGCTGGTGTCGTTCGTGATCACGCTGTTCGGCCCGAGCTTCA
- a CDS encoding ABC transporter ATP-binding protein, whose translation MPDNDLVIDVTGLVKTFGTFRALDGLDLYVRRGQVHGFLGPNGAGKSTAIRVLLGLLHPDGGRIRLLGGDPWRDVVELHRRLAYVPGDVSLWPGMTGGEAIDLLGSMRGGLDEGRRRDLIDRFELDPTKRGRQYSKGNRQKVAIVAALAADVELLILDEPTSGLDPLMENVFQEVVGEAKSRGASVLLSSHIMAEVQTLADQLSIIRAGAIVETGTLNELRGHTRTSIRADVTTIPDTSRLPVLHDATLDGNRLTATVDSDRIGEAMAALVPCGLQSLTVEPPSLESLFLRLYDRDEPASGDRR comes from the coding sequence ATGCCCGACAACGACCTTGTCATCGATGTCACCGGACTCGTCAAGACGTTCGGCACGTTCCGCGCGCTCGACGGGCTCGATCTCTATGTGCGGCGCGGGCAGGTCCACGGATTTCTCGGGCCGAACGGCGCGGGCAAGTCCACGGCGATCCGGGTGCTGTTGGGGTTGCTGCATCCCGACGGGGGCCGGATACGTCTGCTCGGCGGGGATCCGTGGCGTGATGTGGTCGAGTTGCACCGGCGGCTGGCGTATGTGCCCGGCGATGTGTCGTTGTGGCCGGGCATGACCGGCGGCGAAGCGATCGATCTGCTCGGCTCGATGCGGGGTGGACTCGACGAAGGACGCCGCCGGGATCTGATCGATCGGTTCGAGCTCGATCCCACCAAACGCGGCCGCCAGTACTCCAAGGGCAATCGGCAGAAGGTCGCGATCGTCGCCGCACTGGCCGCCGATGTCGAGTTGCTGATCCTCGATGAGCCGACCTCGGGGCTGGACCCGTTGATGGAGAACGTGTTCCAGGAAGTCGTCGGTGAGGCAAAGTCCCGTGGGGCATCGGTGTTGTTGTCGAGTCACATCATGGCCGAGGTGCAGACGCTTGCCGATCAACTCAGCATCATCCGGGCCGGTGCGATCGTGGAAACCGGCACGCTGAACGAGCTGCGTGGGCACACTCGCACCTCGATTCGTGCCGACGTGACCACTATCCCGGATACGTCCCGACTTCCGGTGCTCCACGATGCGACCCTGGACGGTAACCGGCTGACCGCCACCGTCGACTCCGATCGCATCGGCGAGGCGATGGCAGCCCTGGTGCCGTGCGGCCTGCAGTCGTTGACCGTGGAACCGCCGTCGCTGGAATCACTGTTCCTCCGGTTGTACGACCGTGACGAGCCGGCGTCCGGTGATCGCCGATGA
- a CDS encoding alpha/beta hydrolase produces the protein MTGTEEPARLLQAAALLEQCNERFRADSTAGPVAAWTGRAADAAVARLAAEGRYAERVVAAVTGQIAAIRAAAEQLAAAMRPPGTVDREGLDQLSARGAGAVSAATAVLAGLRAQAPPSGLESPALPAEPAALAASWATLPPAERDVLAAADPALGNRAGLPAVDKDRYNRAYLELLRTAAERDLADAAGGHLDWARGDNVPGPPTSGLPDEAAEDRLREFARWQAEFERRAGPDAAAALRGYAAIAEQLASNDPPRYLLNVDDQGRAAIALGNPDTATRIATFVPGMDSTVDGIGGGLDRARALLDAADAAGAGRGTTSAIAWYDYQAPRGLIAAAKDGAADAGAPRLDQFQDGLRAAHVGPRSYNTVVGHSYGSFVVGTAASGGSSLAADALVLVGSPGLELERVTDLRLDGIDPADNPAHVFATAAAADPVPIVGALSHGPSVTDPDFGATVFGSVGGVSTAHSDYWDPGNPARATMGRIIAGHGG, from the coding sequence ATGACCGGCACCGAGGAGCCGGCGCGGCTGCTCCAGGCAGCGGCGCTGCTCGAGCAGTGCAACGAGCGGTTTCGCGCCGACTCGACGGCCGGGCCGGTCGCCGCCTGGACCGGACGTGCGGCCGATGCAGCGGTGGCTCGGCTCGCGGCCGAAGGGCGCTACGCGGAGCGCGTCGTCGCCGCGGTGACCGGACAGATCGCGGCGATCCGGGCTGCCGCCGAGCAGCTGGCGGCGGCGATGCGGCCGCCCGGAACGGTTGATCGCGAGGGGCTCGATCAGCTATCTGCACGCGGCGCCGGGGCAGTGTCGGCCGCCACCGCAGTGTTGGCCGGGCTGCGGGCACAGGCCCCGCCGAGCGGGCTCGAGTCGCCGGCTCTCCCGGCCGAGCCGGCTGCGCTGGCGGCGTCCTGGGCCACGCTCCCGCCGGCCGAACGGGACGTGCTGGCCGCGGCGGATCCGGCGCTGGGTAACCGGGCCGGTTTGCCGGCGGTGGACAAGGACCGGTACAACCGCGCCTATCTGGAGCTGTTGCGGACCGCCGCCGAACGGGATCTGGCCGACGCGGCGGGCGGGCACCTGGACTGGGCCCGGGGGGACAACGTCCCCGGTCCGCCGACGAGCGGGTTGCCCGACGAGGCGGCCGAGGACCGACTCCGGGAGTTCGCACGGTGGCAGGCCGAGTTCGAGCGGCGAGCCGGCCCCGACGCTGCCGCAGCGCTGCGTGGCTATGCCGCCATCGCCGAGCAGCTCGCCTCGAACGATCCGCCGCGGTATCTACTCAACGTCGACGACCAGGGCCGGGCCGCGATCGCGCTGGGTAATCCGGACACCGCTACCCGCATCGCGACCTTCGTTCCGGGGATGGACAGCACCGTCGACGGGATCGGCGGCGGCCTGGACCGGGCGCGTGCGTTGCTGGACGCCGCCGACGCGGCCGGTGCCGGTCGGGGAACGACCTCGGCGATCGCCTGGTACGACTACCAGGCGCCGCGCGGCCTGATCGCGGCGGCCAAGGACGGTGCTGCCGATGCCGGTGCACCCCGGCTGGACCAGTTCCAGGACGGGTTGCGGGCCGCCCACGTGGGTCCCCGGTCGTACAACACGGTCGTCGGGCACAGCTACGGCTCGTTCGTCGTCGGCACCGCGGCGAGTGGCGGTAGTTCGCTGGCGGCGGATGCGCTGGTGCTGGTGGGGAGCCCGGGCCTGGAGTTGGAGCGGGTTACCGATCTGCGCCTGGACGGGATCGACCCGGCCGACAACCCCGCGCACGTGTTCGCCACCGCCGCGGCCGCCGACCCGGTTCCGATCGTGGGCGCGCTGTCGCACGGGCCGAGCGTGACCGACCCGGACTTCGGCGCGACCGTGTTCGGGTCTGTGGGCGGTGTGTCGACCGCACACAGCGACTACTGGGACCCGGGAAATCCGGCGCGCGCCACGATGGGCCGAATCATCGCCGGCCATGGCGGGTGA
- a CDS encoding methylase, with product MAGHPPPRAPVGVVTRGTTGHNRLRRSDRQLVGAGPVRARLLAATDPLVVDLGYGATPVTTYELATRLRRVRPDVRVVGAEIDPARVVPGSAGVSFVRGGFELAGLRPVLVRAFNVLRQYREGAVGPAWATMSHQLAPGGLIVDGTCDELGRRCAWLVLDATGPISLTLAWDPFTVDRPSDVAERLPKALIHRNVPGEPIHALLVAADRAWAAAAPLAPFGPRVRWRRALELLAAAGVPVRQYRRRMRDCVLSVPAESAGFHPLHEQNPALTRHGRR from the coding sequence GTGGCTGGACACCCACCACCCCGTGCCCCGGTAGGGGTCGTCACCCGCGGGACGACCGGACACAACCGGTTGCGCCGCAGCGACCGTCAGCTGGTCGGTGCCGGCCCGGTTCGCGCCCGGCTGCTCGCCGCGACCGACCCGTTGGTCGTCGATCTCGGGTACGGCGCAACCCCGGTGACCACGTACGAGCTGGCGACCCGGCTGCGCCGAGTCCGACCCGATGTCCGGGTGGTCGGAGCCGAAATCGACCCGGCCCGGGTGGTCCCCGGTTCCGCCGGGGTGAGCTTTGTGCGCGGCGGTTTCGAGCTGGCCGGGCTGCGTCCGGTGCTGGTCCGGGCATTCAACGTGCTGCGTCAATACCGGGAAGGCGCGGTCGGTCCGGCCTGGGCGACGATGTCGCACCAGCTGGCCCCCGGTGGCCTGATCGTCGACGGCACCTGCGACGAGCTGGGCCGGCGGTGCGCCTGGCTGGTGCTGGACGCGACCGGACCGATCTCGCTGACCCTGGCCTGGGACCCGTTCACCGTCGACCGGCCGTCCGACGTCGCCGAGCGGCTGCCCAAGGCGCTGATCCATCGCAATGTCCCCGGCGAACCGATCCATGCCCTGCTGGTCGCCGCCGACCGCGCCTGGGCCGCCGCGGCCCCGCTCGCACCGTTCGGGCCACGAGTGCGCTGGCGGCGGGCGCTGGAGCTGTTGGCCGCCGCCGGCGTCCCGGTCCGGCAGTACCGCCGGCGGATGCGCGACTGCGTGCTGAGCGTCCCCGCCGAGAGTGCCGGATTCCACCCGCTGCACGAGCAGAATCCGGCACTCACCCGCCATGGCCGGCGATGA
- a CDS encoding DUF2505 domain-containing protein — protein MARRLDYSARYPLRTVGEVYRTLGDRNYWAARIEEMRKYSPNQLVEFRADESGIELVIEHVLPRTELPPIAQAIIRKDMVITRRETYGPLGPEVVGKYEASIPAGPGSLTGTMHLFPTDIGCTLRTSSEAKVYLPGGLRFERMMLVNLVDLFRAEAEFTASWLDTHHPVPR, from the coding sequence ATGGCCCGTCGACTGGACTACTCCGCCCGTTACCCGCTGCGTACCGTCGGCGAGGTGTACCGGACGCTCGGCGACCGGAACTACTGGGCCGCACGGATCGAGGAGATGCGCAAGTACTCGCCGAACCAGCTGGTGGAGTTCCGCGCGGACGAGTCCGGGATCGAGCTGGTCATCGAGCACGTACTGCCCCGGACCGAGCTACCGCCGATCGCCCAGGCGATCATCCGCAAGGACATGGTGATCACCCGTCGAGAGACGTACGGCCCGCTGGGCCCCGAGGTGGTCGGCAAGTACGAGGCGTCGATTCCGGCCGGCCCGGGCAGCCTCACCGGCACCATGCACCTGTTCCCCACCGACATCGGCTGCACCCTGCGCACCTCTTCGGAGGCCAAGGTCTATCTGCCCGGCGGGCTGCGGTTCGAGCGGATGATGCTGGTCAACCTGGTCGATCTGTTCCGCGCCGAGGCCGAGTTCACCGCATCGTGGCTGGACACCCACCACCCCGTGCCCCGGTAG
- a CDS encoding DUF2505 domain-containing protein: MGTSFAHNTTFDAPVTRLYAAMTSEQYWHDRMAEVGGPGARIVSFAGSPPRIEVVQVVDQKYLPDFVTRIRSGNLEIHRTETWSTLGNNSATDTFTATVPGTPAKIDGSCTLRADGNRTAIELHGRASVSIPLLGGRIEAMIAQQLTKLAAAEDEFTRGWLTTHH, translated from the coding sequence ATGGGCACCAGTTTTGCGCACAACACCACCTTCGATGCGCCGGTGACTCGGCTCTACGCAGCCATGACCAGCGAGCAGTACTGGCACGACCGGATGGCCGAGGTGGGCGGGCCCGGCGCCCGGATCGTCAGCTTCGCCGGATCGCCGCCGCGGATCGAGGTGGTGCAGGTGGTGGACCAGAAGTATCTGCCGGATTTCGTCACTCGGATCCGGTCCGGCAATCTGGAGATCCACCGCACCGAGACCTGGAGCACACTGGGGAACAACAGCGCGACCGACACCTTCACCGCGACCGTGCCCGGTACCCCCGCGAAGATCGACGGTTCCTGCACGCTGCGCGCCGACGGCAATCGAACGGCGATCGAGCTGCACGGCCGAGCGTCGGTGTCGATCCCGCTGCTCGGCGGCCGGATCGAGGCAATGATCGCGCAGCAGCTGACCAAGCTGGCGGCCGCCGAAGACGAGTTCACCCGGGGCTGGTTGACCACGCACCACTGA
- a CDS encoding UDP-N-acetylmuramate dehydrogenase translates to MDGRLPFRTVDHRDSGRRLADTLRSAGARVRADVALAELTTLRVGGPVPLLAECDSAEVLVETLRVVDAAGIPTLLVAGGSNLLIGDRGFPGVAVRIANAELELSDDRVVAGAGAVWDEVVAATVAAGAGGLECLSGIPGSAGATPVQNVGAYGVEVASLLRRVRLLDRRAGVVRWVTPDELGFGYRTSVLKRRDDAVVLAVEFALRPDGSSAPLRYGELARRLDAADGARRPAGMVRDAVLTLRRGKAMLLDPDDHDTWSVGSFFTNPVVPAAAAAEVLATIRARVGDIAIPQYPAAAGTKLSAGWLIEQAGFGKGFPGPAAPARLSTKHTLALTNRGTASAADLVELARTVRAGVAAAFGVTLEPEPVLVGVTVEASK, encoded by the coding sequence ATGGACGGCAGGTTACCGTTCCGGACTGTGGACCATCGAGATTCGGGACGGCGACTGGCGGATACGTTGCGGTCGGCGGGCGCCCGGGTGCGCGCCGATGTGGCGTTGGCCGAGCTGACCACGCTGCGGGTCGGCGGACCGGTGCCGCTGCTGGCCGAGTGCGATTCGGCGGAGGTGCTGGTCGAGACGCTGCGGGTGGTGGACGCCGCGGGGATACCCACCCTGCTGGTGGCGGGCGGGTCGAACCTGCTGATCGGCGATCGGGGCTTTCCCGGGGTCGCCGTGCGAATTGCGAACGCCGAGCTGGAATTGTCCGACGATCGGGTGGTTGCCGGCGCCGGTGCGGTGTGGGACGAGGTGGTCGCCGCGACGGTCGCGGCCGGGGCCGGGGGACTCGAGTGCCTGTCCGGTATTCCCGGCTCGGCCGGTGCGACCCCGGTGCAGAACGTCGGCGCGTACGGGGTGGAGGTCGCGTCCCTGCTGCGCCGGGTGCGGTTGCTGGATCGGCGGGCCGGGGTGGTGCGCTGGGTGACGCCGGACGAACTCGGGTTCGGCTACCGGACCAGCGTGCTCAAGCGTCGCGACGACGCGGTGGTTCTCGCGGTCGAGTTCGCGCTGCGCCCGGACGGCAGCAGTGCGCCGCTGCGCTACGGCGAGCTGGCCCGCCGACTCGACGCCGCCGACGGGGCGCGCCGCCCGGCGGGCATGGTGCGCGATGCCGTGCTGACGCTCCGGCGGGGTAAGGCCATGCTGCTGGACCCGGACGACCACGACACCTGGAGCGTCGGTTCGTTCTTCACCAATCCGGTGGTGCCGGCAGCAGCGGCGGCCGAGGTGCTCGCGACGATCCGCGCGCGGGTCGGCGACATCGCGATCCCGCAGTACCCGGCCGCCGCCGGGACCAAGTTGTCCGCCGGCTGGCTGATCGAGCAGGCCGGGTTCGGCAAGGGTTTCCCCGGCCCCGCGGCGCCGGCCCGGCTGTCCACCAAACATACGTTGGCGCTGACCAATCGGGGCACGGCGAGCGCCGCCGACCTGGTCGAGCTGGCCCGCACCGTGCGAGCCGGAGTGGCGGCCGCGTTCGGGGTGACGTTGGAGCCGGAGCCGGTGTTGGTCGGAGTGACGGTCGAGGCGTCGAAGTGA
- a CDS encoding SDR family oxidoreductase, whose amino-acid sequence MTTLTGRRVAITGGAQGIGRAIAEALIRSGATVALGDIQVTVVEQTAAELGSGTTGHRLDVTDPASFASFLDKAAANLGGLDVLVNNAGIMPIGPFLDESPDLTRRTVEIDLMGVLTGTRLAGRRFTDSGTGHIVNIASVLGTLASPNAATYCATKHAVVGFSEALRQEWRDTGVRISAICPGFVRTELIAGMSAPGPLERFLVVNPEDVADAVVQEIAKGVSRTVFVPKAVGVVSRGSTAAPTALVDMLFRLSGGNKVTEDLDKEKRAAYQQRLEGRDDEA is encoded by the coding sequence ATGACAACCCTGACTGGACGGCGTGTGGCGATCACCGGTGGCGCGCAAGGAATCGGCCGGGCGATCGCCGAGGCCCTGATCCGGTCCGGCGCCACGGTGGCGCTCGGCGACATCCAGGTGACGGTGGTCGAACAGACCGCCGCCGAACTGGGTTCCGGTACCACCGGGCATCGGCTCGATGTGACCGACCCGGCGAGCTTCGCGTCCTTCCTGGACAAGGCCGCGGCGAATCTCGGCGGGCTCGACGTGCTGGTCAACAATGCGGGCATCATGCCGATCGGCCCGTTTCTGGACGAGAGTCCGGACCTGACCCGGCGCACCGTGGAGATCGACCTGATGGGCGTGCTCACCGGCACACGGCTCGCCGGCCGCCGGTTCACCGACAGTGGTACCGGCCACATCGTCAACATCGCATCGGTGCTGGGCACCCTCGCCTCGCCGAACGCGGCCACCTACTGTGCGACCAAGCATGCGGTGGTCGGTTTCAGCGAGGCGCTGCGGCAGGAATGGCGGGACACCGGTGTGCGGATCTCGGCGATCTGCCCGGGTTTCGTGCGTACCGAGCTGATCGCCGGCATGTCGGCACCCGGCCCGTTGGAGCGGTTCCTGGTGGTGAATCCCGAAGATGTCGCCGACGCCGTGGTGCAGGAGATCGCCAAGGGCGTCTCGCGGACGGTGTTCGTCCCGAAGGCGGTCGGCGTGGTCTCCCGGGGATCGACGGCGGCGCCGACCGCCCTGGTGGACATGCTGTTCCGGCTGTCCGGGGGGAACAAGGTCACCGAAGACTTGGACAAGGAGAAGCGGGCCGCGTACCAGCAGCGGCTCGAGGGTCGCGACGACGAGGCCTGA
- a CDS encoding helix-turn-helix domain-containing protein produces MPDRRNPTTTTAGVLRPELLAEHADLARFECVDAIADWVENYWRLRWDLPDGVVYRSSTLPHPSCTLSVERGVTRSEVGADPVVLTGVVRHRFEVPARGRSWVFAVKFRPGGLAAFAGLDAARLTDRVVPARGLLPASVVTACANLDETVADECCVTRLDAALTAARPPTSGGDTDYRQLLGVIDDMLADRTLLRVGQIEQRHDIAARRLQRMFARYVGVGPKWVLARYRMHDAVRELDGGYTGTIADLATRYGWYDQAHFARAFTDLVGAAPGDYRDRHARHPG; encoded by the coding sequence GTGCCGGATAGGAGAAACCCGACAACGACCACCGCGGGTGTGCTGCGGCCCGAGCTACTCGCCGAACATGCCGATCTGGCCCGGTTCGAGTGCGTCGACGCGATTGCCGACTGGGTGGAGAACTACTGGCGACTGCGCTGGGATCTACCGGACGGGGTGGTGTACCGCAGCTCGACGCTGCCGCACCCGTCCTGCACGCTCAGTGTGGAGCGCGGCGTCACCCGGTCCGAGGTCGGCGCCGACCCGGTCGTGCTGACCGGGGTGGTGCGACACCGGTTCGAGGTGCCGGCGCGCGGACGCAGCTGGGTGTTCGCGGTGAAGTTCCGGCCGGGCGGGCTCGCCGCTTTCGCCGGGCTCGACGCCGCCCGGTTGACCGATCGCGTCGTCCCCGCTCGCGGGCTGCTGCCGGCAAGCGTAGTCACGGCGTGCGCGAACCTCGACGAGACCGTCGCCGACGAATGCTGCGTCACCCGGCTCGACGCCGCGCTCACCGCGGCCCGGCCGCCGACCTCCGGCGGCGATACCGATTACCGCCAGTTGCTCGGCGTGATCGACGACATGCTCGCCGACCGCACCCTGCTCCGGGTCGGCCAGATCGAGCAGCGACACGACATCGCGGCCCGGCGGCTGCAACGGATGTTCGCCCGATACGTCGGGGTCGGGCCCAAGTGGGTGCTCGCCCGCTATCGGATGCACGACGCGGTCCGTGAGCTCGACGGCGGCTACACCGGGACGATCGCCGACCTGGCGACCCGCTACGGCTGGTACGACCAGGCCCATTTCGCCCGTGCCTTCACCGACCTGGTCGGCGCGGCCCCGGGCGACTATCGCGACCGACATGCCCGGCACCCCGGCTGA
- a CDS encoding VOC family protein translates to MANDDTFPRLQMVTLDCAAAAPLAEFWSALLGVEITAQGDGYAMLATPGAAIGIGEVEHYVAPGWPNEHGSKQFHFDLACVDIAAAQARAVELGATVVDPQPGETWRVLLDPAGHPFCLTDAANW, encoded by the coding sequence ATGGCGAACGATGACACTTTCCCCCGGCTGCAGATGGTGACCCTGGACTGTGCGGCGGCGGCGCCGTTGGCGGAGTTCTGGTCGGCGTTGCTCGGGGTCGAGATCACGGCCCAGGGCGACGGGTATGCGATGCTGGCCACCCCCGGTGCGGCGATCGGGATCGGTGAGGTCGAGCACTACGTCGCACCCGGTTGGCCGAACGAGCACGGCAGCAAGCAGTTTCATTTCGATCTCGCCTGCGTCGACATCGCCGCGGCGCAGGCGCGGGCGGTCGAACTCGGCGCCACCGTGGTCGACCCGCAGCCCGGCGAAACCTGGCGGGTGCTGCTGGATCCGGCGGGTCACCCGTTCTGTCTGACCGACGCCGCCAACTGGTGA
- a CDS encoding TetR/AcrR family transcriptional regulator, translated as MPAPESRTAKGRQTREAIDRAARTLFAERGFHDTTLADITAAADRSPALFYRYYADKEELLLALAEEFLNDELLPAGNAVRLPDSPADRRFFDAVVTGYWRMCKQHIGVLVAVAQLAPTRPRFAQLQNRFRGVGMDLAAATVRHAQSHGHARELDPDQVGAAIALLFENATAVFLRPGGLPLTISDTDAIATLATIWRRTVYGC; from the coding sequence GTGCCAGCGCCGGAAAGCCGCACCGCGAAGGGCCGGCAAACCCGCGAAGCGATCGACCGGGCCGCCCGCACGCTGTTCGCCGAACGCGGGTTCCACGACACCACCTTGGCCGACATCACCGCTGCCGCGGACCGGTCCCCGGCGCTGTTCTACCGGTACTACGCCGACAAGGAGGAGTTGCTGCTGGCGCTGGCGGAGGAGTTCCTGAACGACGAGCTGCTCCCGGCCGGCAATGCCGTCCGGCTGCCGGACTCGCCGGCCGACCGCCGTTTCTTCGACGCCGTGGTGACCGGGTACTGGCGAATGTGCAAACAGCACATCGGAGTGCTGGTCGCCGTGGCCCAGCTGGCGCCCACCCGCCCCCGGTTCGCGCAGCTACAGAACCGGTTCCGCGGGGTCGGGATGGACCTGGCAGCCGCCACGGTCCGGCACGCGCAGAGCCACGGCCACGCCCGCGAACTCGACCCCGACCAGGTCGGGGCGGCGATCGCGCTGCTGTTCGAGAACGCGACCGCGGTGTTCCTGCGGCCGGGCGGGCTGCCGCTGACGATCAGCGACACCGATGCGATCGCGACGCTGGCCACCATCTGGCGACGGACCGTGTACGGCTGCTGA
- a CDS encoding hydroxymethylglutaryl-CoA lyase, which produces MTATAPEPALPGQVTIREVCLRDGLQIEAPIPLSAKLELLDAVVATGVREIEATAFVSPTKVPALADAAQLAAELGRYPGITFSALVAGPGGARRAVTAGLGSIEYVVSAADSHSHANVGRSTDDSAALIEEIVGIAHAADVTVEVIVATAWDCPFDGPTAPDRVTAVVAAAVAAGADRIALADTIGTATPRRVTRLIERVRPLIDELPLGAHFHNTRGAGLACAYAAVGAGITRLDAAVGGLGGCPFAPGASGNIATEDLVYLLRDSDIATDVDLAAAIRAGRVAQQLIGRELPGALLRAGDRILG; this is translated from the coding sequence ATGACCGCTACGGCACCGGAGCCGGCACTACCCGGACAGGTCACCATCCGCGAGGTGTGCCTGCGCGACGGTCTGCAGATCGAGGCACCGATCCCGTTGTCGGCCAAACTGGAATTGCTCGACGCCGTGGTCGCCACCGGAGTCCGCGAGATCGAGGCCACCGCGTTCGTCTCCCCGACGAAGGTGCCGGCCCTGGCCGACGCCGCCCAGCTCGCGGCCGAACTGGGCCGCTACCCGGGCATCACCTTCTCTGCGCTGGTCGCCGGACCGGGCGGGGCCCGGCGCGCGGTCACCGCCGGCCTGGGCTCGATCGAGTACGTGGTGTCCGCCGCCGACAGCCACAGTCACGCGAATGTCGGCCGCTCGACCGATGATTCGGCGGCCCTGATCGAGGAGATCGTCGGGATCGCGCACGCCGCCGACGTGACCGTCGAGGTGATCGTGGCGACCGCGTGGGACTGCCCGTTCGACGGGCCCACCGCACCGGACCGGGTGACGGCCGTCGTCGCGGCCGCCGTCGCGGCCGGCGCCGACCGGATCGCGCTTGCCGACACCATCGGCACCGCGACCCCACGGCGGGTCACCCGGCTGATCGAACGGGTACGTCCGCTGATCGACGAGCTGCCGCTCGGGGCGCACTTCCACAACACTCGCGGCGCCGGGCTGGCCTGTGCGTACGCGGCGGTCGGCGCCGGAATCACCCGATTGGATGCGGCGGTCGGCGGGCTCGGCGGCTGCCCGTTCGCGCCGGGGGCAAGCGGCAACATCGCGACCGAGGATCTGGTGTATCTGCTCCGCGACAGCGACATCGCGACCGACGTCGACCTGGCCGCCGCCATCCGGGCCGGGCGAGTGGCGCAGCAGCTGATCGGCCGCGAGCTGCCCGGGGCGCTGCTCCGCGCCGGCGACCGGATCCTCGGCTGA